A region of Thermotoga sp. Mc24 DNA encodes the following proteins:
- a CDS encoding ABC transporter permease — protein sequence MWKYTIARFIQFLIVVFISVTAIFLIVRLTPSGPVENAIARISSSGAYLEPSLVEKMIDSLKEMYGLKGNLFEQYINTWKRLLTLDFGPSLTYFPTPVKSIIRESVFWTIGLLGTTTVLSWIIGNILGVLAGYYGQNSRLLNLIDTLFMIVRPIPYYILAFVLLIVFAYYIPIFPIGGAYTPGIIPQMNWGFFLDILRHAFLPALSLLLLGIAGWFQSMKIISINIKREDFVVYAKYGGVPDKKIVMKYIFRNALLPQITGLSLSLGQIFGGALITEIVFSYPGLGGVLYSAILQSDYNTILGIVMFSVLAISLGTLILDITYPLFDPRIRYSNR from the coding sequence ATGTGGAAGTACACAATCGCTAGATTCATACAATTTCTCATAGTTGTATTTATAAGCGTAACGGCTATTTTTTTAATAGTAAGATTAACTCCGAGCGGTCCTGTTGAAAACGCAATAGCAAGAATTTCATCAAGTGGAGCCTACCTAGAACCAAGTCTTGTAGAAAAAATGATAGATTCTTTGAAAGAAATGTATGGTTTAAAAGGAAATTTGTTTGAACAATATATCAACACCTGGAAAAGATTGCTCACTTTAGATTTTGGCCCATCCTTGACTTACTTTCCAACCCCTGTGAAATCTATTATCAGAGAATCTGTTTTTTGGACAATAGGATTGTTAGGCACGACAACCGTTTTATCGTGGATAATAGGAAATATACTAGGAGTTTTAGCAGGTTATTATGGTCAGAATTCACGCTTGTTGAATTTGATTGATACACTTTTCATGATTGTTAGACCTATTCCTTACTACATTCTCGCTTTTGTGCTTCTTATAGTATTTGCTTATTATATTCCAATTTTTCCCATAGGAGGGGCTTACACACCAGGTATAATTCCTCAAATGAACTGGGGTTTCTTTCTCGATATATTAAGACATGCATTTCTCCCTGCCTTGAGTTTACTACTCCTTGGAATAGCCGGTTGGTTTCAAAGTATGAAAATTATATCAATTAATATTAAAAGAGAAGATTTTGTCGTTTATGCAAAGTATGGAGGGGTACCGGATAAGAAAATAGTTATGAAATATATATTTAGAAATGCCCTTTTACCTCAAATAACAGGCCTATCCCTTTCGTTGGGTCAAATTTTTGGAGGAGCTTTGATAACAGAAATTGTTTTTTCTTACCCAGGGCTAGGTGGAGTACTCTATTCAGCCATTCTGCAGTCAGATTACAATACAATTTTAGGAATTGTTATGTTTTCAGTTCTGGCCATTTCACTTGGAACATTAATTTTGGACATAACATATCCTCTTTTTGATCCTCGAATTAGATACTCAAATAGGTGA